Below is a genomic region from Syntrophales bacterium.
ATTGCTCACGGTAAAGACCTGTTCAAGATCATCTATGTTGTATCCTGCATTCTTTACAATCTCGGGCATTGTAATATTGGTAAAGACCGAAATCTGCACATCTCCGTTCATGAGCTTCTTAACACTGGTGATGGGAAGAGGAGAACTAACCAGATTTGTAAAACCTTTGTCCTTAAGGTATTGTTCGGTAAACCAGTTAGTAGTCGTCGAAATAGCAGCAACTTTTCTTGCCTCCCCCAAGTTGGCTATTTTAATGCCGGATCCCTTTTTAGCGTAAAAGATCGCACTGTTTTTACCGACTGGCCCTACCCATTGGAAAAGACTCTCCCGTTTTTCTGTTCTCTCGACACTGAAGAGCACTACATTTGGGTTGTTCAACGCCGCATTGTAAGCTTCATCCCAGGAAGTCAACCGAATGTGATCTGGAATGCCCTGACGGGCAATGATCTCCCTCACTATATCCGTGACGAAACCAGTTATCTTACCACCTTTCATGAAGGTTACCGGTGGGTATTCCTCTGTCAGCATTTGAACTTCAGAAATACCTTGCATGTTTTTCTGAGTCGCGCATGCGAACTCGGCAAGGACAAACAAACTCAATATGCAGAACCAAAGAATTCTTTTCATAAATACCCCCTTTTTCTTAATAAGACGTCCATATCTCCGTAAATCATATCACACTTGCCGAGGGATGTCAT
It encodes:
- a CDS encoding transporter substrate-binding domain-containing protein, yielding MKRILWFCILSLFVLAEFACATQKNMQGISEVQMLTEEYPPVTFMKGGKITGFVTDIVREIIARQGIPDHIRLTSWDEAYNAALNNPNVVLFSVERTEKRESLFQWVGPVGKNSAIFYAKKGSGIKIANLGEARKVAAISTTTNWFTEQYLKDKGFTNLVSSPLPITSVKKLMNGDVQISVFTNITMPEIVKNAGYNIDDLEQVFTVSNTYFYIAVSRGTPVEMVKKWQSVLDGLKADGTFEKIYRSYIPNADLNDLLKK